In the genome of Microscilla marina ATCC 23134, one region contains:
- a CDS encoding sigma-54-dependent transcriptional regulator, with the protein MDKKLGNILIVDDDEDILLAAKMLLKRHAQKVIIEKNPKKIPFLLNHDSYDVILLDMNFVEDTTTGKEGIFWLKEIIQRDPQAVVIMITAYGGVELAVEALKEGATDFVLKPWQNEKLIATISAAAQLNSSRKEVTTLKQAKQTLVRDLEQPFGDMLGESAGMRNVKAIIQKVAKTDANVLILGENGTGKELVARALHKQSSRASKDFIGVDMGAIAETLFESELFGHKKGAFTDAKEDRIGRFEIANKGSLFLDEIGNLPLNLQAKLLAVLQNREVIPLGASRAVPIDIRLICATNMPIDDMIAQKEFRQDLLYRINTVEVYLPPLRERGEDIPLLARHFLQSYAKKYKRPEKKLSAAALTRLQQYHWPGNVRELQHAIERTVIMSDEALIQPDDFFFLSQKQSTEGDQLNTLNLDEMEKTVIEKALQKYNGNISKAARELGLTRASLYRRLEKYGI; encoded by the coding sequence ATGGATAAAAAGCTGGGAAACATATTAATTGTAGACGATGATGAAGACATTTTGCTTGCTGCCAAGATGCTGCTTAAGCGCCATGCGCAAAAAGTAATTATTGAGAAAAACCCTAAAAAAATCCCTTTTCTGCTCAATCATGACTCGTATGATGTGATTTTGTTGGACATGAATTTTGTAGAAGATACTACTACTGGCAAAGAAGGTATTTTTTGGTTGAAGGAAATTATTCAGCGTGACCCTCAGGCGGTGGTGATTATGATTACCGCCTATGGGGGAGTAGAGCTTGCCGTAGAAGCTTTGAAAGAAGGGGCTACCGATTTTGTGCTCAAGCCCTGGCAAAACGAAAAACTGATTGCTACCATATCGGCGGCAGCCCAGCTCAATAGCAGCCGCAAAGAAGTAACGACCCTAAAGCAAGCCAAACAAACGTTGGTACGTGACCTGGAGCAACCTTTTGGCGATATGTTGGGCGAAAGTGCTGGAATGAGAAACGTCAAAGCAATTATTCAGAAAGTAGCAAAAACCGATGCCAATGTATTGATTCTGGGCGAAAATGGTACTGGTAAAGAGCTGGTAGCGCGGGCTTTGCATAAGCAGTCGAGCCGTGCTTCGAAAGACTTTATTGGGGTAGATATGGGTGCCATAGCCGAAACACTGTTCGAGAGCGAACTTTTTGGGCACAAAAAAGGCGCCTTTACTGATGCTAAAGAAGATCGCATTGGCAGGTTTGAAATTGCCAATAAGGGTTCTTTATTTTTAGATGAAATAGGCAACCTGCCGCTCAACCTTCAGGCCAAATTGCTCGCCGTATTGCAAAACCGGGAAGTGATTCCGCTAGGGGCATCGCGGGCTGTGCCTATAGACATTCGTTTGATATGTGCTACCAACATGCCCATTGATGACATGATAGCCCAAAAGGAGTTTAGGCAAGACTTGTTGTACCGAATAAACACGGTAGAAGTGTATTTGCCTCCATTACGCGAACGGGGCGAAGATATTCCGTTGCTGGCGCGTCATTTTCTGCAATCTTATGCAAAAAAATACAAACGTCCCGAAAAAAAACTGAGTGCTGCTGCCCTTACCCGTTTGCAACAATACCATTGGCCAGGCAATGTACGAGAGCTGCAGCACGCCATAGAACGCACCGTTATTATGAGCGATGAAGCATTGATTCAACCCGACGATTTTTTCTTTTTGAGTCAAAAACAATCGACTGAGGGCGATCAGCTGAATACACTCAACCTGGATGAAATGGAAAAAACAGTCATTGAAAAAGCATTACAAAAATACAATGGCAATATATCTAAAGCTGCTCGTGAGTTGGGGCTTACCAGGGCATCTTTGTACCGAAGATTAGAAAAATATGGTATTTAA
- the mnmD gene encoding tRNA (5-methylaminomethyl-2-thiouridine)(34)-methyltransferase MnmD, producing MNIEIIETEDGSHTLFSKTFNEIYHSRRGAIEESHHVFIDAGLKYLLEHKTELTILEVGFGTGLNALLTALEVHRTSHKINYFGVEPFPVPSAVVEQLNYPQLIDQPSAADLYKGLHECPWNEWQAVESSFQLYKAPATIEALFTQHALENIPTFDLVYFDAFAPSKHPEIWTLEVLQGIRQHLASGAILVTYCAKGQFKRDLKAAGFELESLPGPHFKREMTRGKAV from the coding sequence ATGAACATCGAAATCATAGAGACCGAAGATGGCTCACATACCTTATTTAGCAAAACTTTCAATGAAATTTATCATTCGCGCCGAGGAGCCATTGAAGAATCTCACCATGTGTTTATAGACGCTGGGCTAAAGTATTTATTGGAGCACAAAACTGAACTTACTATTTTGGAAGTGGGCTTTGGCACTGGGCTAAACGCCTTACTTACTGCGCTGGAGGTACACCGCACTTCACACAAAATCAATTACTTTGGGGTAGAGCCTTTTCCTGTGCCATCTGCAGTGGTAGAGCAACTCAACTATCCACAGTTAATTGACCAACCCAGTGCAGCAGACTTGTACAAAGGATTGCATGAGTGCCCCTGGAACGAATGGCAAGCAGTAGAAAGCAGCTTTCAGTTGTATAAAGCGCCTGCCACTATAGAAGCTTTATTTACCCAACATGCCCTTGAAAATATACCTACCTTCGATCTGGTTTATTTTGATGCTTTTGCTCCTTCTAAGCATCCCGAAATATGGACACTAGAAGTGCTTCAGGGGATAAGGCAACACCTTGCCTCAGGCGCAATATTGGTGACTTACTGTGCCAAAGGGCAGTTTAAACGGGATTTGAAAGCCGCAGGTTTTGAACTTGAGTCGTTGCCGGGACCTCATTTTAAGCGAGAAATGACCAGAGGGAAAGCGGTATAA
- a CDS encoding OsmC family protein — protein sequence MATASTIYTGELRTSSTHLKSGNTLVTDAPTDNHGKGETFSPTDLVATALGACMLTVMGIWARTADIDLTDTQIETTKVMGNNPRRVSEIHVNFQFPASLQLTEAQQTKLKEVALNCPVAKSLSTDLKQMVTFSW from the coding sequence ATGGCAACAGCAAGTACTATTTATACTGGAGAGTTGAGAACTTCATCTACTCATCTCAAATCTGGCAATACATTGGTAACCGATGCTCCTACTGACAACCACGGCAAGGGAGAGACTTTTTCTCCTACCGATTTGGTAGCCACTGCTTTGGGCGCTTGTATGCTCACGGTCATGGGCATTTGGGCAAGAACCGCCGATATCGACCTGACCGATACCCAAATAGAAACAACCAAAGTAATGGGTAATAATCCACGCAGAGTGTCTGAAATACACGTCAACTTTCAGTTTCCGGCAAGTTTGCAATTGACCGAAGCACAGCAAACCAAGCTCAAAGAAGTAGCCTTAAACTGCCCGGTAGCCAAAAGCCTGAGTACTGACCTCAAGCAAATGGTTACTTTCAGTTGGTAG
- a CDS encoding sensor histidine kinase: protein MVFKLFRTGLIFRILILALSIFGFTWLLLQTSYYISMFTLSCIIFIQVGMLIRYTERTNVAYSKFLDSIEYDDFSQTYTSRGLGQSFDNLNTQFNRVIQKFQEVRAEKEAQYHYLKTIVQHIDIGLLVLDDTGSVQLINSAAQKLLNINHLSHIKQLRDTHQPLVQLIAQENSISDKTREVVKLTMNEEIAHLIVRATNITLRSKQFKIVSLQDIQSELEEKEMEAWQNLIRVLTHEIINSVTPIASLSATVHEDLEYYKKEIEEHQQGTQEEKIRLPADYFTESLEDVHQAVRTIQRRSEGLIHFVRDFRNLTKIPLPDLQTLSVKELFESINTLLKEEMKQQGIRFSCQTYPKNLQLIADPHLLEQVLINLLKNATHAVEDKEDKQISLIASTDKVGKVVIKVYDNGTGIGEEAKKKVFIPLFTTKKNGSGIGLSLSRQVMRLHGGTINVNSTPQVETVFTLRFA, encoded by the coding sequence ATGGTATTTAAACTCTTTCGTACTGGGCTCATTTTCAGAATATTGATACTGGCTTTGAGTATCTTTGGGTTCACTTGGCTGTTACTCCAGACAAGCTATTACATCTCTATGTTTACCCTCAGTTGTATTATTTTTATACAAGTAGGGATGCTCATCAGGTACACTGAACGCACCAATGTTGCCTACAGTAAGTTTTTAGATTCGATAGAATATGATGATTTTTCTCAAACCTATACTTCGAGGGGTTTGGGGCAATCTTTTGACAACCTCAATACGCAATTTAACCGGGTCATTCAAAAGTTTCAGGAAGTGCGTGCCGAAAAAGAAGCACAATACCATTACCTCAAAACCATTGTACAACACATAGACATTGGCTTGTTGGTGCTGGATGACACAGGCAGTGTACAGCTGATCAATAGTGCTGCTCAAAAGTTGTTAAATATCAACCACTTGAGCCATATCAAGCAATTGCGCGACACTCACCAGCCTTTGGTACAGTTGATTGCACAAGAAAATAGTATCTCGGATAAAACCCGTGAGGTGGTAAAGCTGACAATGAACGAAGAAATTGCGCACTTGATTGTACGTGCTACTAATATTACCCTGCGAAGCAAACAGTTCAAGATAGTGTCGTTGCAGGACATTCAGAGTGAACTAGAGGAAAAAGAAATGGAAGCCTGGCAAAACCTGATCAGGGTATTGACCCACGAAATTATCAATTCGGTTACGCCCATTGCTTCTTTGTCGGCTACGGTACACGAAGACCTGGAATATTATAAAAAAGAAATTGAGGAACACCAACAAGGTACACAAGAAGAAAAAATCAGGCTACCTGCCGATTATTTTACTGAATCGTTGGAAGATGTGCACCAGGCAGTGCGCACCATTCAACGCAGGTCGGAAGGACTGATTCATTTTGTGCGTGATTTCCGTAACCTGACCAAAATTCCCTTGCCCGATTTACAAACCTTGTCGGTAAAAGAGCTTTTTGAATCTATCAATACCCTGCTCAAAGAAGAAATGAAACAGCAAGGCATACGGTTCTCCTGTCAAACCTACCCTAAAAACCTACAGTTGATTGCTGACCCTCACTTGTTGGAACAGGTATTGATCAACTTACTCAAAAATGCTACCCATGCCGTAGAAGACAAAGAAGATAAGCAAATTAGCCTTATTGCGAGCACCGACAAGGTAGGGAAGGTGGTGATTAAGGTATATGACAACGGAACAGGGATTGGCGAGGAGGCAAAGAAAAAAGTATTTATACCTTTGTTTACTACCAAAAAAAATGGTTCAGGCATTGGATTGAGCCTGTCGCGGCAAGTGATGCGTTTGCATGGTGGTACCATCAATGTGAACTCTACCCCACAGGTCGAAACTGTGTTTACCTTAAGGTTTGCCTAA